A portion of the Krasilnikovia cinnamomea genome contains these proteins:
- a CDS encoding flagellar basal body-associated FliL family protein has translation MSEKDSAAPKKKGKLLLFLLGPVILLGGGGAGGYMLFASQKAEATPKAPEKGVVVTLEDPLTINLSAGHYLKLGFAMQMTADAGEEEIDTAEARDLAIDQYTGLDIAVLENEKGRAKAKQDLLAKLDQAYRKDKKQLVMDIYFTQFVTQ, from the coding sequence ATGAGCGAGAAGGATTCGGCTGCGCCGAAGAAGAAGGGCAAGCTGCTGCTGTTCCTCCTGGGCCCGGTCATTCTGCTGGGCGGTGGCGGGGCCGGCGGGTACATGCTGTTCGCGTCGCAGAAGGCGGAGGCCACGCCGAAGGCGCCGGAGAAGGGCGTGGTCGTCACGTTGGAGGATCCGCTGACGATCAACCTGTCCGCCGGGCACTATCTGAAACTGGGCTTCGCCATGCAGATGACCGCGGACGCCGGCGAGGAGGAGATCGACACCGCCGAGGCGCGTGACCTGGCGATCGACCAGTACACCGGCCTGGACATCGCGGTGCTGGAGAACGAGAAGGGTCGGGCGAAGGCCAAGCAGGACCTGCTCGCCAAGCTCGACCAGGCATACCGCAAGGACAAGAAGCAACTGGTCATGGACATCTACTTCACCCAGTTCGTGACGCAGTGA
- a CDS encoding flagellar motor switch protein FliM encodes MTNSPSAPATGRGTMPAVGRGKMSRRGTGGPAPYDFRRPIKLSREHVRTLQIAFETYARGCGTLLTTRLRVVSSVTLNSIEQLNYDEYVATLANPTILALVSLDPLPGTVLMEMSSPAVMTAIDHMLGGPGGPQPERPLTDVEMPLLRGLMERMLGELRYGFETLVDINPKLRDIEYNAQFLRAHQPGDAVVIASFEMKIGTEECVASICLPFNTILPVLEHHEAIELTPAERLARDVALRNLTGGLSAAPIDVAVRFHPIRMRTDDIVDLRPGDVVPLGHPISVPLDVTVNDTVFAHAVPGNQGARLACLVVPSPQEPSKEVGRL; translated from the coding sequence GTGACCAACTCTCCGTCTGCGCCCGCCACCGGGCGGGGAACCATGCCGGCCGTCGGGCGGGGCAAGATGTCGCGCCGCGGTACCGGAGGGCCGGCACCGTACGACTTCCGGCGCCCGATCAAGCTGTCCCGCGAGCACGTCCGGACGCTGCAGATAGCGTTCGAGACGTACGCCCGCGGCTGCGGCACGCTGCTGACCACCCGGCTGCGGGTGGTCAGCAGCGTGACGTTGAACTCGATCGAGCAACTCAACTACGACGAGTACGTCGCGACGCTGGCCAACCCCACCATCCTGGCGCTGGTCTCCCTCGACCCGCTGCCCGGCACGGTGCTGATGGAGATGTCCTCACCGGCGGTGATGACGGCCATCGACCACATGCTGGGTGGTCCGGGCGGTCCCCAACCGGAGCGCCCGCTGACCGACGTCGAGATGCCACTGCTGCGCGGCCTGATGGAGCGGATGCTCGGCGAACTGCGCTACGGCTTCGAGACGCTGGTCGACATCAACCCGAAGCTGCGGGACATCGAGTACAACGCGCAGTTCCTGCGGGCACACCAGCCGGGCGACGCGGTGGTGATCGCCTCGTTCGAGATGAAGATCGGCACCGAGGAGTGCGTGGCGAGCATCTGCCTGCCGTTCAACACGATCCTGCCGGTGCTGGAACACCATGAAGCGATCGAGCTGACCCCGGCCGAGCGGCTGGCCCGCGACGTCGCGCTGCGGAACCTGACGGGCGGACTTTCTGCCGCGCCGATCGATGTTGCGGTCCGATTCCACCCAATTCGGATGCGTACCGATGACATCGTGGATCTACGCCCCGGCGACGTCGTGCCGTTGGGGCACCCGATCAGCGTGCCGCTCGACGTGACCGTCAACGACACCGTCTTCGCCCACGCCGTACCGGGTAATCAGGGCGCCCGGCTCGCGTGTCTCGTCGTGCCGTCGCCCCAGGAACCGTCGAAGGAGGTTGGCCGCCTGTGA
- the fliN gene encoding flagellar motor switch protein FliN codes for MTAPTITEPQVALARSAAEAARAVLPTSRELVVGVPVAASEDALPDGQAITARFSGAATGDVVVVVGQDLADALKESPLGELDLTAAVRPALEAAARTFGPVVLDPGQVMEPAVALSALAAKPGAVAVPLLDGETVRAIVALSLTPWPAEAGPGGVPARRAEIGAIRGGLDMLHDVEMEVSAELGRTRMSVRELLSLVPGAIVELDRAAGSPADLLVNGRLIARGEVVVIDENFGIRITEIVAPGSEQG; via the coding sequence GTGACCGCGCCCACCATCACCGAGCCGCAGGTCGCGCTGGCGCGCAGCGCCGCGGAGGCGGCCCGCGCCGTCCTTCCCACGAGCCGTGAGCTGGTCGTCGGCGTACCGGTCGCGGCCAGCGAGGACGCGCTGCCCGACGGACAGGCGATCACCGCCCGGTTCAGTGGCGCCGCGACCGGCGACGTGGTCGTGGTCGTCGGGCAGGACCTGGCCGACGCGCTCAAGGAGAGCCCGCTCGGCGAGCTGGACCTGACCGCGGCGGTACGCCCGGCCCTGGAAGCCGCCGCCCGTACGTTCGGGCCGGTCGTGCTGGACCCGGGCCAGGTCATGGAGCCCGCCGTCGCGCTCAGCGCGCTGGCCGCCAAGCCGGGCGCGGTGGCCGTGCCGCTGCTCGACGGCGAGACCGTACGCGCGATCGTGGCGCTCTCGCTCACGCCCTGGCCCGCGGAAGCCGGTCCGGGCGGGGTCCCGGCCCGGCGGGCGGAGATCGGCGCCATCCGCGGTGGCCTGGACATGCTGCACGACGTCGAGATGGAGGTCTCGGCGGAGCTGGGCCGGACCAGGATGAGCGTGCGGGAGCTGCTGTCGCTGGTGCCCGGCGCGATCGTGGAGCTGGACCGGGCCGCGGGCAGCCCCGCGGACCTGCTGGTGAACGGCCGCCTCATCGCCCGCGGCGAGGTCGTCGTCATCGACGAGAACTTCGGCATCCGGATCACGGAGATCGTCGCCCCGGGCAGTGAACAGGGGTAG
- a CDS encoding FliO/MopB family protein translates to MIELVLRIGFSLLIVFGLMWGLAKVVRRPLTGRHRTPNLAVLDRQQLARGAVVTVVQVADKALILGVTDQYVSLLGETALGPFEPVPPVHTKKRDPVSLEQDVTLPPVHTKKRDPVALRPEATLADVTLPADLAVRHRGGRLDGSLLSPSTWRATMEFLRDRTSRR, encoded by the coding sequence GTGATCGAACTCGTCCTGCGGATCGGCTTCTCGCTGCTGATCGTGTTCGGCCTGATGTGGGGCTTGGCCAAGGTGGTCCGGCGCCCGCTTACCGGCCGCCACAGGACGCCCAACCTCGCCGTACTGGACCGTCAGCAGCTCGCCCGCGGCGCGGTGGTGACGGTGGTGCAGGTCGCCGACAAGGCACTCATCCTCGGCGTGACCGACCAGTACGTGAGCCTGCTCGGTGAGACCGCGCTGGGGCCGTTCGAGCCGGTTCCGCCGGTGCACACGAAGAAGCGCGACCCGGTCTCGCTGGAGCAGGACGTCACGCTCCCGCCGGTGCACACCAAGAAGCGTGATCCCGTCGCGCTGAGGCCGGAAGCCACGCTCGCGGACGTGACGCTGCCGGCGGACCTGGCGGTACGGCACCGCGGCGGCCGCCTGGACGGCTCACTGCTGTCGCCGAGCACCTGGCGGGCGACCATGGAGTTCCTCCGCGATCGGACGTCGAGGCGATGA
- the fliP gene encoding flagellar type III secretion system pore protein FliP (The bacterial flagellar biogenesis protein FliP forms a type III secretion system (T3SS)-type pore required for flagellar assembly.) has protein sequence MRRGFVLLLTGLALALAPAAPASADPAPAPAPAPVAPAPAPAPAVPAPARHAPMVPVAYRAPVAPTTPAAPIPPSGAVNVNVNVNGENRPANSLVILLGITLLWVLPALLLVCTPFTKVFMVLGIARNALGLTSMPPNQVLAGLALFISLFIMGPTLAQMNEQGLQPYLNGTKTQSQAFEDGIQPLRQFMLKTTRPDEIALMVRVSGQPTPANQDDLPMTTLVPAFVLSELRAAFIIGFVIFIPFIIIDMVVSASLMSLGMMMLPPVTVALPFKLLLFVLVNGWSLIITALVASYG, from the coding sequence ATGCGCCGCGGGTTCGTACTGCTGCTGACCGGGTTGGCGCTGGCGCTCGCGCCGGCCGCCCCGGCGTCGGCCGACCCAGCCCCGGCCCCGGCGCCCGCCCCGGTCGCTCCCGCACCCGCTCCCGCCCCGGCCGTTCCCGCCCCGGCTCGGCACGCTCCGATGGTTCCTGTGGCGTACCGGGCGCCGGTCGCGCCGACCACACCGGCCGCGCCGATCCCGCCGAGCGGCGCCGTCAACGTCAACGTCAACGTGAACGGCGAGAACCGGCCCGCCAACTCGTTGGTGATCCTGCTCGGCATCACGTTGCTGTGGGTACTGCCCGCGCTGTTGCTGGTGTGCACGCCGTTCACCAAGGTGTTCATGGTCCTGGGGATCGCCCGCAACGCGCTCGGGCTGACCAGCATGCCGCCGAACCAGGTGCTGGCCGGGCTGGCGCTGTTCATCAGCCTGTTCATCATGGGCCCCACGCTGGCCCAGATGAACGAGCAGGGTCTGCAGCCGTACCTCAACGGCACCAAGACGCAGTCGCAGGCGTTCGAGGACGGCATCCAGCCGCTGCGGCAGTTCATGCTCAAGACGACCCGCCCGGACGAGATCGCGCTGATGGTGCGCGTCTCCGGCCAGCCGACGCCGGCGAACCAGGACGACCTGCCGATGACCACGCTGGTGCCCGCGTTCGTACTGTCGGAGCTGCGCGCGGCGTTCATCATCGGATTCGTCATCTTCATCCCGTTCATCATCATCGACATGGTGGTGTCCGCGTCACTGATGTCACTGGGCATGATGATGTTGCCACCGGTGACTGTGGCGCTGCCGTTCAAGTTGTTGCTGTTCGTGCTGGTCAACGGGTGGAGTCTGATCATCACGGCGCTAGTGGCGAGCTACGGATGA